The segment TGAGATTATGAACCGAAGTTCGTTTCTCTTTATTATATAGGAATGCAGGTAAGACGTTCTCAACCGCGAGAACTAGGAGGCCCGGAGAATCTCCTATCGACTTTTCTCTTTTAAGAATATCAGTACGCGCTTTTAGTCTCTCCAGAGTCTGTTCAAGGACGTCGGACTTCGAAAGCCCTGCGGCCTGGATAGCTGCATCTTTTAATTTGATGGATGATTGGTCTATTACCAACGGTTCTTTGGTTTCTCGAATTCGAATTACGATATCCGTAAACGCGACATTCACTAAGGATTCTTTTCTCAATACTGATAACGAACCCATCGACTGTGTTAAGACTTCGAATGCTTGTAAGAATAGATCAGAACCTTCCCAATGCTTCCCCGAAGTGAAAGCGGGATGTCGGCGCAATTCTTGAATGAATTCACTCCCCTGCTGTGTTCCCGCTGGTTGAATCCAGCCGGACTGTTCGGCAGGAAGTAGGTGAGTTAAGATTCTCCTCGCAAGAGAAATAAAAAGTTCATAAATAATCTCTAATTCCGTTTCTTCGTTTTTTGTGACGATTTTCGGATCGGTAGAAGCTTCGGAGATTAGTTCATCGAGAGAAGGCTGTATAACATGGAAATCAGGATGAAGCTGCAATAAAGGAGATCGATTACCCCGCTTTTCCAATGCAATCAAAGCTTCGTTTTCGGTTTTCACCTGGCTGATGAATTCCATGATTTCGGCGGGCTTTTTCGATAAAATAGAGATGAACGATGTCAATATCTCGTCTTTCAATTTTAAATTTCGTTGTAGAAATGATTCTATGGAAAAAGTAATTACGTTTCTCATCGAGATCGGTAGGTTTTTTGAATCTTGGAAATCGAGAATATTCCCCTTATCGTCCGCATTTATATATTGTCTTTGAACCCATTCCCGGAGCTCTCCCGCGCTTTTCTTTTCCCCGAGAATAAAATCACGACGATGAATGAACTGAAGGAACGCGGCTACGCTCTGAGCCAAGCAAGCAAGTTTTATTTTCTGAACCTGCTCCGCTTTTCGAGAGGCCGGTCTTAGAACAATATTAGAAAGACCTAATTCTTTTGTGTCTTCCGAGACGAATAAGTATTGATATAGTACAAAACCGTTTTTTCCTTCAAAATACGTAAGATCGGCAGGCTTTAGAAACTGCAATTGCTCGAATTTTGCGAGAGCAAACGGGGAGTAATTAAATAGGAAGAAATTCTCCACGCCTTTCTCGATTAAATCAAGATCGCGCATCGCTTTCGGGGTCGTTTGTAGTAAAAGATTACGGAGTTCTTCTTCCGGAATTAAATCGATTCTTTCCGGAGGAATAATACCTAAATCGAAAGCCGGTACGGGTGGATTTGAGGAAGGTCTTGGATTATTGTCCGCTTCGGGCATTCGCTTCCCCCTCTTCGGCCCCGGAAGATCCATGGCGGTTCGGCCTATTTAGTATATTTTCGGAACCGCTATCTTCTTTCTTGAGCGCACGTCGATCGTTCGACTTCGTTTACCTTATTATTATGCGAAACAGACGTACGTCAAGCCCGCATTAGACCCTCTAAGAAAGCCACATAACTTTCCCTTCCCGGGTAAGGCTTTCGCGCGGTTCCACTTTGAACTGCAGCCTCGGCTACAGCAGGAGCAACATGATACAAAACCCTTTGATCGAACGGTTTTGGGATCAAATAGTCCGGGCCAAATGAGAATTTTTCTCCGCCATAAGCAAGGCTGACTGCTTCAGGAACTTTCAATCGAGCCAATTCGGCCAAAGCTCGCGCAGCAGCCAATTTCATCTCTAAAGTAATGTGACGAGCCCGAACGTCCAATGCTCCCCTAAAAATAAAAGGAAATCCTAATACGTTATTCACCTGATTCGGATTATCGCTTCTTCCAGTTCCCATAATAATGTCTGGCCTGACTTTTTTTGCGACTGCGTACGGAATTTCAGGATCCGGATTTGCCAAAGCGAAGATCACAGGATCTTTTGCCATGGAACGAACCATTGCCTCATCGACCATATTGGCGACGGAAACTCCTACAAAAACATCCGCATTCTTCATGACATCCGCCAAAGTTCGGTCGGAAGTTTTTTGAACGTATTTTTTCTTAGAATCGTTGAGATCGGATCGTTCATGATGGATCACTCCCTTCGTATCCACCAGAAAAATATGTTCCTTCCGGATTCCGATATGCTGAACTAATTCTGCGATTGCAATTCCCGCGGCACCGGCTCCGCAAATCACCATCTTCACTTCGCTCGGACGTTTTGCGTTCAATTCAAACGCATTTAAAAGACCGGCGACGGTAATAATAGCAGTTCCGTGTTGATCATCATGGAACACCGGAATGTTCATCCTCTCGATGAGTTGTTCTTCGATATAAAAACTTTCGGGCGCTTTAATGTCTTCCAAATTTATACCGCCGAAAGTCGGCTCGAGCATCTTCACCGCTTTTACGAATTCTTCGGGATCGTTAGCATCGATCTCGATATCAAAAACGTCTATTCCTGCAAATTTCTTAAACAGGACCGCTTTTCCTTCCATCACCGGCT is part of the Leptospira broomii serovar Hurstbridge str. 5399 genome and harbors:
- a CDS encoding malic enzyme-like NAD(P)-binding protein, giving the protein MREKSLEYHSVHPKGKIQVVPTKPTKDSFDLSLAYSPGVAYPCLEIKDNPELVYEYTNKGNLVGIITNGTAILGLGNIGPAAGKPVMEGKAVLFKKFAGIDVFDIEIDANDPEEFVKAVKMLEPTFGGINLEDIKAPESFYIEEQLIERMNIPVFHDDQHGTAIITVAGLLNAFELNAKRPSEVKMVICGAGAAGIAIAELVQHIGIRKEHIFLVDTKGVIHHERSDLNDSKKKYVQKTSDRTLADVMKNADVFVGVSVANMVDEAMVRSMAKDPVIFALANPDPEIPYAVAKKVRPDIIMGTGRSDNPNQVNNVLGFPFIFRGALDVRARHITLEMKLAAARALAELARLKVPEAVSLAYGGEKFSFGPDYLIPKPFDQRVLYHVAPAVAEAAVQSGTARKPYPGRESYVAFLEGLMRA